From Streptomyces sp. TLI_235, a single genomic window includes:
- a CDS encoding pyridoxine/pyridoxamine 5'-phosphate oxidase: MAGDGFDRYRPSPVGEMLRDRPPMVRELPLFDPDLAPAEPGPLFVDWLVQAFEAGVLDPQVMTLSTVDADGVPDARALVLRDVDAAEGTWVFAGEAESPKGRQLALSPMAALSVYWPPLGRQVRVRGAVEAAPPGVSADEFRGRSPGAKVSSLVGRQSEPLGSLAAYDLAADEAQLLLETDPELVASGHTVYTLRAAEVEFWQGDPGRRHVRLRYTRTGPGIGRAAWTSTLLWP, from the coding sequence GTGGCGGGCGACGGGTTCGACAGGTACCGGCCGAGCCCGGTCGGCGAGATGCTGCGCGACCGGCCGCCGATGGTCCGCGAGCTGCCGCTCTTCGACCCCGACCTGGCCCCGGCCGAGCCGGGACCGCTCTTCGTGGACTGGCTGGTGCAGGCCTTCGAGGCGGGCGTGCTCGACCCGCAGGTGATGACCCTCTCCACGGTCGACGCCGACGGTGTCCCGGACGCCCGGGCGCTGGTGCTGCGCGACGTGGACGCGGCCGAGGGCACCTGGGTCTTCGCCGGCGAGGCGGAGAGCCCCAAGGGCCGCCAGCTGGCGCTCAGCCCGATGGCCGCGCTCAGCGTGTACTGGCCGCCGCTGGGGCGTCAGGTCCGGGTCCGGGGGGCCGTCGAGGCCGCCCCGCCGGGCGTCTCGGCGGACGAGTTCCGCGGGCGCTCGCCCGGCGCCAAGGTGTCCTCGCTGGTGGGCCGGCAGAGCGAGCCGCTCGGCTCGCTCGCGGCGTACGACCTGGCGGCCGACGAGGCCCAGCTGCTGCTGGAGACCGACCCGGAGCTGGTGGCCTCCGGGCACACCGTTTACACGCTGCGCGCCGCCGAGGTGGAGTTCTGGCAGGGCGACCCGGGCCGCCGGCACGTCCGGCTGCGGTACACCCGCACCGGGCCGGGGATCGGCCGGGCCGCCTGGACCAGCACGCTGCTCTGGCCGTAG
- a CDS encoding glutamate decarboxylase, with translation MALHNAQEPAADPAVDIFASPLSERPLPKRAMPDFPAPPSVVFQLLRNELLLDGNAAQNLATFCTTWADDEVRRLMDLCLDKNIVDKDEYPQTAEIESRCVNILADLWHAPAGAAGTNAVGCSTTGSSEAAMLCGLALKWRWRDRRRAAGQSTERPNLVCGPVQVCWEKFARYFDVELRQVPVEPGATGLQPHQLREYVDENTIGVVAILGVTYTCTYEPVAEIAAELDRMQVESGLDVPLHVDAASGGFIAPFLHRDLVWDFRLPRVASINASGHKYGMAPLGVGWALWRDQAALPDDLVFHVDYLGGDMPTLALNFSRPGGQVVTQYFMFLRLGREGYRRVYQACADTAQHLARQVAEMGPFTLLYDGVGALPAVSYTLTDPDSVSWSLYDLSDLLRMRGWQVPSYPLPPDRQETVIQRVLVRHGVDRDEIELLAEDMRRAIKRLEQGHPHEADRVGFHH, from the coding sequence GTGGCTTTGCACAACGCCCAGGAACCGGCGGCCGACCCGGCCGTCGACATCTTCGCCTCGCCGCTGAGCGAGCGCCCGCTGCCGAAGCGGGCCATGCCGGACTTCCCGGCGCCGCCGTCGGTGGTCTTCCAACTGCTGCGCAACGAGCTGCTGCTGGACGGCAACGCCGCGCAGAACCTCGCCACCTTCTGCACCACCTGGGCTGACGACGAGGTCCGCCGTCTGATGGACCTGTGCCTCGACAAGAACATCGTCGACAAGGACGAGTACCCGCAGACCGCGGAGATCGAGTCCCGCTGCGTCAACATCCTCGCCGACCTCTGGCACGCCCCGGCCGGTGCCGCCGGCACCAACGCGGTCGGCTGCTCGACCACCGGCTCCAGCGAGGCGGCCATGCTCTGCGGCCTCGCCCTGAAGTGGCGGTGGCGGGACCGGCGGCGCGCCGCCGGCCAGTCGACCGAGCGCCCGAACCTGGTGTGCGGGCCAGTGCAGGTGTGCTGGGAGAAGTTCGCCCGGTACTTCGACGTGGAGCTGCGCCAGGTGCCGGTGGAGCCCGGGGCGACCGGCCTGCAGCCGCACCAGCTGCGCGAGTACGTCGACGAGAACACCATCGGCGTCGTCGCGATCCTCGGTGTGACCTACACCTGCACCTACGAGCCGGTCGCGGAGATCGCGGCCGAGCTGGACCGCATGCAGGTGGAGAGCGGCCTCGATGTGCCGCTGCACGTCGACGCGGCGTCCGGCGGGTTCATCGCGCCCTTCCTCCACCGTGACCTGGTCTGGGACTTCCGCCTGCCGCGGGTCGCCTCGATCAATGCCTCGGGCCACAAGTACGGCATGGCCCCGCTCGGTGTCGGCTGGGCGCTGTGGCGGGACCAGGCCGCGCTGCCGGACGACCTGGTCTTCCACGTCGACTACCTCGGCGGCGACATGCCGACCCTCGCCCTGAACTTCTCCCGCCCCGGCGGACAGGTCGTCACCCAGTACTTCATGTTCCTGCGCCTGGGCCGCGAGGGGTACCGGCGGGTCTACCAGGCCTGCGCCGACACCGCGCAGCACCTCGCCCGGCAGGTCGCCGAGATGGGCCCCTTCACCCTGCTCTACGACGGCGTCGGCGCACTGCCGGCCGTCTCCTACACGCTGACCGACCCGGACTCGGTCAGCTGGAGTCTGTACGACCTCTCCGACCTGCTGCGGATGCGCGGCTGGCAGGTGCCCTCGTACCCGCTGCCGCCGGACCGCCAGGAGACGGTCATCCAGCGCGTCCTGGTGCGGCACGGCGTCGACCGGGACGAGATCGAGCTGCTCGCCGAGGACATGCGCCGGGCGATCAAGCGGCTCGAACAGGGACATCCGCACGAGGCGGACCGTGTCGGTTTCCACCACTGA
- a CDS encoding DNA-binding transcriptional LysR family regulator — protein sequence MPSGDTSGPLDLGLLRTFLAVHRSGSFTAAARLLRLSQPTVTAQIRTLEQQLGRPLFERLPRGVAATAAADALAAEVAGPLDALAAVAERGADGTEAAAEPVHLAGPAEFLSVCALPALAPLVGAGLRLRVTAGLTDDLLAGLRAGRHDLVVATSRPRGRALSAVPLADEEFVLVAGPDWAGRIGPGRVAAEGPAALRGVPLVVYAEDLPIARRYWRHVFGTRLTGPAAAVVPDLRGVAAAVAAGAGISVLPRYLCAAGLAAGTLVPLLEPDDPPINTAWLVRRAGAAEPRPVARVRGRLLAAAPGW from the coding sequence ATGCCCAGTGGTGACACCTCAGGACCGCTCGACCTCGGCCTGCTGCGGACCTTCCTGGCCGTGCACCGCTCCGGCTCCTTCACCGCCGCCGCCCGGCTGCTGCGGCTCTCGCAGCCCACCGTCACCGCGCAGATCCGCACCCTGGAGCAGCAGCTCGGCCGGCCGCTGTTCGAACGGCTGCCGCGCGGGGTCGCCGCCACCGCCGCGGCGGACGCCCTCGCCGCGGAGGTCGCCGGCCCGCTGGACGCGCTCGCGGCCGTCGCCGAGCGGGGCGCCGACGGCACCGAGGCGGCGGCCGAACCGGTGCACCTCGCGGGTCCGGCCGAGTTCCTGAGCGTCTGCGCGCTGCCCGCCCTCGCCCCGCTGGTCGGGGCCGGACTTCGGCTGCGCGTCACCGCCGGGCTCACCGACGACCTGCTGGCCGGGCTGCGGGCCGGCCGGCACGACCTGGTGGTGGCCACCTCCCGGCCTCGCGGGCGGGCGCTCAGCGCCGTCCCGCTCGCCGACGAGGAGTTCGTGCTGGTCGCCGGGCCCGACTGGGCCGGGCGGATCGGCCCCGGACGGGTCGCCGCGGAGGGGCCGGCCGCGCTGCGCGGTGTGCCGCTGGTCGTCTACGCCGAGGACCTGCCGATCGCCCGCCGGTACTGGCGGCACGTCTTCGGCACCCGGCTGACCGGGCCGGCCGCCGCTGTGGTGCCCGACCTGCGCGGGGTGGCCGCGGCGGTCGCCGCGGGCGCCGGGATCAGTGTGCTGCCCCGCTACCTGTGCGCGGCCGGACTCGCCGCCGGCACGCTGGTACCGCTGCTGGAACCGGACGACCCGCCGATCAACACGGCCTGGCTGGTCCGGCGGGCCGGCGCCGCCGAACCCCGCCCGGTCGCGCGGGTCCGCGGACGGCTGCTCGCGGCGGCGCCTGGCTGGTGA
- a CDS encoding acyl-CoA thioester hydrolase, producing MTEFTVPITVRGYETDSQGHLNQSVYLQYAEHARWAYLEHAGIRQADLLAKDVGPVVLETTIRYRRELRAGDEVAVSCRFVWGGGKTFGVEQTIVKADGTLAAEVSGVGGFLDLAARRLVEDAREPMRALAADPAAVGL from the coding sequence ATGACCGAATTCACTGTGCCGATCACCGTCCGCGGCTACGAGACCGATTCGCAGGGCCACCTCAACCAGTCGGTCTACCTCCAGTACGCCGAGCACGCCCGCTGGGCGTACCTGGAGCACGCCGGGATCCGGCAGGCCGATCTGCTGGCGAAGGACGTCGGGCCGGTGGTGCTGGAGACGACGATCCGCTACCGGCGGGAGCTGCGGGCCGGTGACGAGGTGGCGGTCAGCTGCCGGTTCGTGTGGGGCGGCGGCAAGACCTTCGGCGTCGAGCAGACGATCGTGAAGGCGGACGGCACCCTCGCCGCGGAGGTCAGCGGTGTCGGCGGCTTCCTCGACCTGGCGGCCCGACGACTGGTCGAGGACGCGCGCGAGCCGATGCGCGCCCTCGCCGCCGACCCCGCCGCGGTGGGTCTCTGA
- a CDS encoding acetolactate synthase-1/2/3 large subunit — translation MTHVRNGGDLVVESLANLGAETVFGLPGQHALGLFDALRRSRLRYVGLRVENNAGFAADGYARTAGTVAPLFLSTGPGALTSLAALQEAAAASAPVLAVSSQIPSAGLGGRRRGYLHELVDQQASFRDVVKSVHTARTASQIPSALAAAWESALTVPYGPVWVEIPQDVLLAPTTVPRVTGLRAEPRPLAPRAELVAEAAVLLAEAENPVILAGGGVVRAGATDELLRLAELLRAPVACTFGAKGAFPWEHPLSLQSWLEDRHTTELLENADVLLVVGSGLGELSSNYHTFAPHGQLIQVEADLGKLESNHPAFGIHADARLALAALADSVPGQEPDGRAEAVAVDLLKRVRARIDGQGLELEQQVLAAVRAALPDDSPAFFDMTILGYWAWSAWDARRPGAMHSAQGAGGLGYGFPAALGAAAALPGRPVLAVSGDGGAMYSIAELATARQHDLDVTWLIVDDGGYGILREYMTDTFGEATATELARPDFLRLAESFGVPATATTPETLRADLATALATPGPSVVVLPALLRMFAPTHLDA, via the coding sequence ATGACCCACGTCCGCAACGGCGGCGACCTGGTCGTCGAGTCCCTCGCCAACCTCGGTGCCGAAACCGTCTTCGGCCTCCCCGGCCAGCACGCCCTCGGCCTGTTCGACGCGCTGCGCCGCTCCCGGCTCCGCTACGTCGGCCTGCGGGTGGAGAACAACGCCGGCTTCGCCGCCGACGGCTACGCCCGCACCGCCGGCACCGTCGCCCCGCTGTTCCTCTCCACCGGCCCCGGCGCGCTCACCTCGCTCGCCGCCCTGCAGGAGGCCGCCGCCGCCTCCGCCCCCGTGCTCGCCGTCTCCTCGCAGATCCCCTCCGCCGGACTCGGCGGACGCCGCCGCGGCTACCTGCACGAACTCGTCGACCAGCAGGCCAGCTTCCGCGACGTGGTGAAGTCCGTGCACACCGCGCGCACCGCCTCGCAGATCCCCTCCGCGCTGGCCGCCGCGTGGGAGTCCGCGCTCACCGTCCCGTACGGGCCGGTGTGGGTCGAGATCCCGCAGGACGTGCTGCTCGCCCCCACCACCGTGCCGCGGGTCACCGGACTGCGGGCCGAGCCCCGGCCGCTGGCGCCGCGCGCCGAACTCGTCGCCGAGGCCGCGGTGCTGCTCGCCGAGGCCGAGAACCCGGTGATCCTCGCCGGCGGCGGAGTCGTCCGGGCTGGCGCGACCGACGAACTGCTGCGCCTGGCCGAGCTGTTGCGTGCCCCGGTGGCCTGCACCTTCGGCGCCAAGGGCGCCTTCCCCTGGGAGCACCCGCTCTCGCTGCAGTCCTGGCTGGAGGACCGGCACACCACCGAACTGCTGGAGAACGCCGACGTCCTGCTGGTCGTCGGCTCCGGCCTCGGCGAACTCTCCAGCAACTACCACACGTTCGCCCCGCACGGGCAGCTGATCCAAGTCGAGGCCGACCTCGGAAAGCTCGAGTCCAACCACCCCGCCTTCGGCATCCACGCGGACGCCCGGCTCGCCCTCGCCGCCCTCGCCGACTCCGTCCCGGGACAGGAGCCTGACGGCCGCGCGGAGGCGGTCGCCGTCGACCTGCTGAAGCGGGTCCGGGCCCGGATCGACGGCCAGGGGCTGGAGTTGGAGCAGCAGGTGCTGGCCGCGGTGCGGGCCGCACTGCCGGACGACTCCCCGGCCTTCTTCGACATGACGATCCTCGGCTACTGGGCCTGGTCCGCGTGGGACGCCCGCCGGCCCGGCGCCATGCACTCCGCCCAGGGCGCAGGTGGCCTCGGCTACGGCTTCCCGGCCGCCCTCGGCGCGGCCGCCGCCCTGCCCGGCCGCCCCGTCCTCGCCGTCTCCGGCGACGGCGGCGCCATGTACTCGATCGCCGAACTCGCCACCGCCCGCCAGCACGACCTCGACGTCACCTGGCTGATCGTGGACGACGGCGGGTACGGCATCCTCCGCGAATACATGACCGACACCTTCGGCGAGGCCACCGCCACCGAACTCGCCCGCCCGGACTTCCTCCGCCTCGCCGAGTCCTTCGGCGTCCCGGCCACCGCCACCACCCCGGAGACCCTCCGGGCCGACCTCGCCACCGCCCTGGCCACCCCAGGCCCGAGCGTGGTCGTCCTCCCCGCCCTCCTCCGCATGTTCGCCCCCACCCACCTCGACGCATAG
- a CDS encoding agmatinase, translating to MSTTEPRGPIDSSRVPRYAGPATFARLPRLDEVGSTDIAVVGVPFDAGVSYRPGARFGGNAIREASRLLRPYNPAQDASPFALAQVADAGDVAANPFDINEAVDTVEAAARDLLATGARLMTLGGDHTIALPLLRAVADKHGPVALLHFDAHLDTWDTYFGAEYTHGTPFRRAVEEGILDTSALSHVGTRGPLYGRQDLTDDEKLGFGIVTSADVMRRGVDEIAQQLRERIGDRPLYVSIDIDVLDPAHAPGTGTPEAGGLTSRELLEILRGLAGCNLVSADLVEVAPAYDHAEITSVAASHTAYELTTLMARRIAEERA from the coding sequence ATGAGCACCACCGAACCGCGCGGCCCGATCGACTCGTCCCGCGTCCCGCGCTACGCCGGCCCCGCCACCTTCGCCCGGCTGCCCCGCCTGGACGAGGTCGGCAGCACCGACATCGCCGTGGTCGGCGTCCCGTTCGACGCCGGGGTCTCCTACCGGCCGGGCGCGCGGTTCGGCGGCAACGCGATCCGCGAGGCCAGCCGCCTGCTGCGGCCCTACAACCCGGCGCAGGACGCCTCACCGTTCGCACTCGCCCAGGTCGCCGACGCCGGCGACGTCGCGGCCAACCCGTTCGACATCAACGAGGCCGTCGACACCGTCGAGGCCGCCGCCCGCGACCTGCTCGCCACCGGCGCCCGGCTGATGACCCTCGGCGGCGACCACACCATCGCCCTGCCGCTGCTGCGCGCCGTCGCCGACAAGCACGGCCCGGTCGCCCTGCTCCACTTCGACGCCCACCTCGACACCTGGGACACCTACTTCGGTGCCGAGTACACCCACGGCACCCCCTTCCGCCGCGCCGTCGAGGAGGGCATCCTCGACACCTCCGCCCTCAGCCACGTCGGCACCCGCGGCCCGCTCTACGGCCGCCAGGACCTCACCGACGACGAGAAGCTCGGCTTCGGCATCGTCACCTCCGCCGACGTGATGCGCCGCGGCGTCGACGAGATCGCCCAGCAGCTCCGCGAGCGGATCGGCGACCGCCCGCTGTACGTCTCCATCGACATCGACGTCCTCGACCCCGCACACGCCCCCGGTACCGGCACCCCCGAGGCGGGCGGCCTCACCTCCCGCGAACTCCTGGAGATCCTCCGCGGACTGGCTGGCTGCAACCTCGTCTCCGCCGACCTCGTCGAGGTCGCCCCCGCCTACGACCACGCCGAGATCACCTCCGTGGCCGCCTCCCACACCGCCTACGAGCTGACCACCCTGATGGCCCGCCGGATCGCCGAGGAGCGCGCATGA
- a CDS encoding SSS family solute:Na+ symporter, with protein sequence MAIDYVVMTCYLAGIIAVGWWGRRRARSKSDFLVAGRRLGPLMYTGTMAAVVLGGASTIGGVRLGYTYGLSGAWMVFAIGLGLLALSILFSARIARLKVYTVAEMLSLRYGDAASVISGVVMWVYTLMLAVTSTIAYATVFDVLFDVPRWAAVVIGGAIVVGYSALGGMWSITLTDMVQFVVKSIGVLVLLLPIAVIKAGGWSAMADKLPDGYLSFGSIGGESILTFVLIYTFGMLIGQDIWQRVFTARTDRVASHGGTVAGLYCLVYGLAGAVIGMATKALHPELAGADSAFATIVKTTLPTGVKGLVLAAALSAMMSTASGALIASATVANNDIWQWLRARGGKVRPQADHDEVGSNRLAIIVLGAVSIGLACLLDDVLAALTVAYNLLVGGLLVPILGGLVWRRGNLPGALAAMTAGGVTVITLMVLKGTLANEPIYYGLGASLVAYLAVSLATRPTDERLLERWRERLDGRAPVEAEAVPAAA encoded by the coding sequence ATGGCCATCGACTACGTCGTGATGACCTGCTACCTGGCGGGCATCATCGCCGTCGGCTGGTGGGGCAGAAGGCGCGCCCGCTCCAAGAGCGACTTCCTGGTCGCCGGACGCCGCCTCGGCCCGCTGATGTACACCGGAACCATGGCGGCCGTCGTGCTCGGCGGAGCCTCCACCATCGGCGGCGTCCGCCTCGGCTACACCTACGGCCTCTCCGGCGCCTGGATGGTCTTCGCGATCGGCCTCGGCCTGCTCGCCCTGAGCATCCTCTTCTCGGCCCGGATCGCCCGGCTGAAGGTCTACACCGTCGCCGAGATGCTCTCGCTGCGCTACGGCGACGCGGCCAGCGTCATCTCCGGCGTGGTGATGTGGGTCTACACCCTGATGCTGGCCGTCACCTCGACCATCGCCTACGCCACCGTCTTCGACGTGCTCTTCGACGTGCCCCGCTGGGCGGCCGTGGTGATCGGCGGCGCCATCGTGGTCGGCTACTCGGCGCTCGGCGGCATGTGGTCGATCACCCTCACCGACATGGTGCAGTTCGTGGTCAAGTCGATCGGCGTGCTGGTGCTGCTGCTGCCGATCGCCGTGATCAAGGCCGGCGGCTGGAGCGCCATGGCGGACAAGCTGCCCGACGGCTACCTCTCCTTCGGCTCCATCGGCGGCGAGTCGATCCTCACCTTCGTGCTGATCTACACCTTCGGCATGCTGATCGGCCAGGACATCTGGCAGCGCGTGTTCACCGCCCGCACCGACAGGGTCGCCTCGCACGGCGGCACCGTGGCCGGCCTCTACTGCCTGGTCTACGGCCTCGCCGGCGCCGTCATCGGTATGGCCACCAAGGCCCTGCACCCCGAGCTGGCCGGCGCCGACAGCGCCTTCGCGACCATCGTCAAGACCACCCTGCCGACCGGCGTGAAGGGCCTGGTGCTGGCCGCCGCGCTCTCCGCGATGATGTCCACCGCCAGCGGCGCGCTGATCGCCTCGGCGACCGTCGCCAACAACGACATCTGGCAGTGGCTGCGCGCCCGCGGCGGAAAGGTCCGCCCGCAGGCCGACCACGACGAGGTCGGCTCCAACCGGCTGGCGATCATCGTCCTGGGCGCCGTCTCCATCGGCCTGGCCTGCCTGCTCGACGACGTCCTCGCCGCCCTCACCGTCGCCTACAACCTGCTGGTCGGCGGACTGCTGGTGCCGATCCTCGGCGGCCTGGTCTGGCGCCGCGGCAACCTGCCCGGCGCACTCGCCGCGATGACGGCCGGCGGCGTCACCGTGATCACCCTGATGGTCCTCAAGGGCACCCTCGCCAACGAGCCGATCTACTACGGCCTGGGTGCCAGCCTGGTCGCCTACCTGGCCGTCAGCCTGGCCACCCGGCCCACCGACGAGCGCCTGCTGGAGCGCTGGCGCGAGCGCCTGGACGGCCGTGCGCCGGTCGAGGCCGAGGCCGTCCCCGCGGCCGCCTGA
- a CDS encoding DNA-binding PucR family transcriptional regulator, whose amino-acid sequence MSAPPVPAVPRAPEPGTPALPLRVLLGAPGLGLEQIAGPRDDRLIGTIGTTELPDPAPYLSGGELLLTAGVRFPPTPEAVDAYVRSVAAAGIAALGFGIAPVHDEVPAVLVEACERHSLPLVRVPPATPFVAVNRAAYAFMAEARSRDLRLVSEAQSALASAAARPDALQAVLHQLAVRTGSWTVLLAASGQELFAAGERPAAPAPRQLRELAARTAARRSDRPGRTAPPTAAAEHLEGRHLTVHTLPGGLALGIAADTPPSSVHRSVTGVAAVLLALLTSPRHALGADTRGSGALVRLLLGAAPTDVAALLQPDGAADGRWIVVAGRRTRPGRGDDPVQVAALGTALGTPYLDVSGSDLRALVPGASAPDPAAAARLGWTLGLSAPTGADTLGHAAVHADRALRRALTAGRAAAQQRDEALSVHALVPEGEARAHAEALLAPLAEAGAPGPDVLRDTLTVWLAHHGSWDRSAAALGLHRNTVRQRITRVADLLAADLNDPDVRMELWFALRHLPADG is encoded by the coding sequence ATGTCCGCACCGCCCGTCCCGGCGGTTCCGCGCGCCCCGGAGCCGGGCACGCCCGCCCTGCCGCTGCGGGTGCTGCTCGGTGCGCCCGGCCTCGGCCTGGAGCAGATCGCCGGGCCCCGCGACGACCGGCTGATCGGCACCATCGGCACCACCGAGCTGCCCGACCCGGCGCCCTACCTGTCCGGCGGGGAGCTGCTGCTGACCGCGGGTGTCCGCTTCCCTCCGACACCGGAGGCGGTGGACGCCTATGTGCGCAGTGTCGCCGCCGCGGGGATCGCGGCGCTCGGCTTCGGCATCGCGCCCGTCCACGACGAGGTGCCGGCCGTGCTGGTCGAGGCCTGTGAGCGGCACTCGCTGCCGCTGGTCCGGGTGCCGCCGGCGACGCCGTTCGTGGCGGTCAACCGGGCCGCGTACGCGTTCATGGCCGAGGCCCGCAGCCGTGACCTGCGGCTGGTGTCCGAGGCCCAGTCGGCGCTCGCCTCGGCCGCCGCCCGGCCGGACGCCCTGCAGGCCGTCCTCCACCAGCTGGCCGTCCGCACCGGCTCCTGGACGGTGCTGCTGGCCGCGTCCGGGCAGGAGCTCTTCGCCGCCGGGGAGCGCCCCGCCGCCCCGGCCCCGCGGCAGCTGCGCGAGCTCGCCGCCCGCACCGCCGCCCGGCGCTCCGACCGGCCGGGCCGCACCGCGCCGCCGACCGCCGCCGCCGAACACCTCGAAGGGCGGCACCTGACCGTCCACACCCTGCCCGGCGGCCTCGCCCTCGGCATCGCCGCCGACACCCCGCCCAGCAGCGTCCACCGCTCGGTCACCGGTGTCGCCGCCGTGCTGCTCGCCCTGCTCACCAGCCCGCGGCACGCGCTCGGCGCCGACACCCGCGGCTCCGGGGCCCTCGTCCGGCTGTTGCTCGGCGCGGCGCCCACCGACGTGGCCGCCCTGCTGCAACCGGACGGCGCCGCCGACGGCCGCTGGATCGTCGTCGCCGGACGGCGGACCCGGCCCGGCCGCGGCGACGACCCCGTCCAGGTGGCCGCGCTCGGCACCGCCCTCGGCACCCCCTACCTGGACGTCTCCGGCAGCGACCTGCGGGCCCTCGTCCCCGGGGCGTCCGCCCCCGACCCGGCCGCGGCCGCCCGACTCGGCTGGACCCTCGGCCTGAGCGCCCCCACCGGAGCGGACACGCTGGGGCACGCCGCCGTCCATGCCGACCGCGCCCTGCGGCGGGCCCTCACGGCCGGGCGGGCCGCCGCACAGCAGCGGGACGAGGCCCTGAGCGTGCACGCGCTCGTCCCCGAGGGCGAGGCGCGGGCCCACGCCGAGGCCCTCCTCGCGCCGCTCGCCGAGGCCGGCGCCCCCGGCCCGGACGTGCTCCGCGACACCCTGACCGTCTGGCTCGCCCACCACGGCAGCTGGGACCGCAGCGCCGCCGCCCTCGGACTCCACCGCAACACCGTCCGCCAGCGGATCACCCGCGTCGCCGACCTCCTCGCCGCCGACCTGAACGACCCCGACGTCCGCATGGAACTCTGGTTCGCCCTCCGCCACCTCCCGGCCGACGGGTAG
- a CDS encoding enoyl-CoA hydratase, whose translation MPVRTERSGPVTTVVIARPESRNAVDGPTAQALAEAFRSFDADPEASVAVLWGEGGTFSAGADLKAFGTADGNRVAPEGDGPMGPTRMRLSKPVIAAVSGHAVAGGLELALWCDLRVAEEDAVFGVFCRRWGVPLIDGGTVRLPRLIGAGRAMDLVLTGRPVDATEARAIGLVDRVVPRGTSRQAAERLAAEIARFPQTCMREDRLSVLEQDGLGEQAALDNELRHGLRSLPEAGEGAARFAAGAGRHGSFTDRH comes from the coding sequence ATGCCCGTACGCACCGAACGCAGCGGACCGGTGACCACCGTCGTGATCGCCCGGCCCGAGTCCCGCAACGCCGTCGACGGGCCCACCGCCCAGGCCCTCGCCGAGGCCTTCCGCTCCTTCGACGCCGACCCCGAGGCCTCCGTCGCCGTCCTCTGGGGCGAAGGCGGCACCTTCTCCGCCGGCGCCGACCTCAAGGCCTTCGGCACCGCCGACGGCAACCGGGTCGCCCCCGAAGGCGACGGGCCGATGGGCCCCACCCGGATGCGCCTCTCCAAGCCCGTGATCGCCGCCGTCTCCGGCCACGCCGTCGCGGGCGGCCTCGAACTCGCCCTCTGGTGCGACCTGCGGGTCGCCGAGGAGGACGCCGTCTTCGGCGTGTTCTGCCGCCGCTGGGGCGTCCCCCTGATCGACGGCGGAACCGTCCGGCTCCCCCGGCTGATCGGCGCCGGCCGCGCCATGGACCTCGTCCTCACCGGCCGCCCGGTCGACGCCACCGAGGCCAGGGCCATCGGCCTGGTCGACCGCGTCGTACCCCGCGGCACCTCCCGGCAGGCCGCCGAACGGCTCGCCGCCGAGATCGCCCGCTTCCCGCAGACCTGCATGCGCGAGGACCGGCTCTCCGTCCTCGAACAGGACGGCCTCGGAGAACAGGCCGCCCTCGACAACGAACTCCGGCACGGCCTGCGCTCCCTGCCCGAGGCCGGCGAGGGCGCCGCCCGCTTCGCCGCCGGCGCCGGCCGCCACGGCTCCTTCACCGACCGGCACTGA